A genomic window from Clostridium aceticum includes:
- the glmS gene encoding methylaspartate mutase subunit S: MKKNIVIGVIGADCHAVGNKVLDYAFTEAGFEVINIGVLSSQEDFINAAIETNACAILVSSLYGHGEIDCRGLREKCEEAGLKDILLYAGGNLVVGKQEWAPVQKRFENMGFDRVYAPGTSPQVGIKDLREDLKLDLQESLKSA, translated from the coding sequence ATGAAAAAGAATATAGTAATAGGTGTTATTGGAGCAGATTGTCACGCAGTTGGAAATAAGGTGCTGGACTATGCTTTTACAGAAGCAGGATTTGAAGTAATTAATATAGGTGTGCTTAGTTCTCAAGAAGATTTTATCAATGCAGCGATTGAAACCAATGCATGTGCTATTTTAGTATCATCACTTTATGGTCATGGAGAAATCGACTGTAGAGGATTAAGAGAAAAGTGTGAAGAAGCGGGATTAAAGGATATATTATTATATGCTGGCGGAAATCTTGTAGTCGGAAAGCAAGAATGGGCACCAGTACAAAAAAGATTTGAAAATATGGGCTTCGATCGTGTTTATGCACCAGGAACTTCACCACAAGTAGGAATCAAAGACTTAAGAGAAGATTTAAAGTTAGACTTACAAGAAAGCCTAAAATCTGCTTAA
- a CDS encoding GntR family transcriptional regulator, which translates to MEIERKSGVPIYIQVKNHIIDDIKNGRLKIGEKLPTERELSQKLKVSRNTISTAYNLLEQEGVLISYQGRGTFVAEEGKTWKQHTTKNKVVRLIDIAIEEAVEMGLNIKEFVALVQERVKEKELLIKNINAIFVECNIEQAKSFAKELSQVTDLNVVPMTVVELQNRSETVEETINKTQIIITAFNHVNEVKDLMLDFKKEVFGIASNPNLETIVRIAKYPKETKFGQVSLSKEFYFKVQYALESAGLENLVMNATTSKDEKEVLRVIEESDVIIVSPGRGEEVKRLVGEKKDVIKFDYVLDQGSVKAILSRIMEIKSHL; encoded by the coding sequence ATGGAGATTGAAAGAAAGAGTGGAGTGCCGATTTATATCCAAGTAAAAAATCATATTATAGACGATATAAAAAACGGCAGATTAAAAATAGGTGAAAAGTTACCGACAGAAAGAGAATTATCTCAAAAACTGAAAGTAAGCAGAAATACCATCTCAACCGCTTATAACCTATTAGAACAAGAAGGTGTACTAATATCTTACCAAGGCAGAGGAACCTTTGTGGCAGAAGAGGGTAAGACGTGGAAACAACATACAACAAAGAATAAGGTAGTCAGGCTTATTGATATAGCCATAGAAGAAGCTGTAGAAATGGGCTTAAATATAAAGGAGTTTGTTGCTCTTGTACAAGAGAGAGTAAAAGAGAAGGAACTTTTAATAAAAAATATCAATGCCATCTTTGTGGAATGTAACATAGAACAGGCAAAGTCCTTTGCTAAAGAATTAAGTCAAGTCACGGATCTTAACGTAGTGCCTATGACGGTAGTGGAACTTCAAAATAGAAGTGAAACTGTGGAAGAGACCATTAATAAAACGCAAATTATTATTACTGCTTTTAACCACGTAAATGAAGTAAAGGATTTGATGCTAGATTTTAAAAAAGAAGTCTTTGGTATAGCCAGTAATCCTAATCTGGAAACCATCGTAAGAATTGCTAAATATCCTAAGGAAACAAAGTTTGGGCAAGTCAGTCTTTCAAAAGAATTTTATTTCAAGGTGCAATACGCATTAGAATCAGCAGGTTTAGAAAATCTTGTGATGAATGCTACCACCAGTAAAGACGAGAAAGAAGTACTTAGGGTAATTGAGGAATCCGATGTAATCATCGTTTCTCCTGGAAGAGGAGAAGAGGTAAAGAGATTAGTCGGTGAAAAAAAAGATGTTATAAAGTTTGATTATGTTCTTGATCAAGGTTCGGTTAAGGCGATCTTATCTAGAATTATGGAAATAAAAAGTCACTTATAA
- the mtgC gene encoding glycine betaine-specific corrinoid protein MtgC: MSKIFDEIREAVIEGDEDLAVELAEQVLSEGINPVDAVQNGYIKGIEEIGNQWKAGEAFLPDVMMAADAMKSGLAALEEAIAAIGSTDADEVGKIVLGTVEGDIHDIGKNIVGALLTAAGLKVYDIGIDKKPEEFLAKAEEVGAKIIAASALLTTTMSAQKELLEYLKEKNARDKYKVIIGGGPTSQKWADEINADGWAETADETVILCKNLMGLGC, translated from the coding sequence ATGAGTAAGATTTTTGATGAGATCAGAGAAGCAGTGATTGAAGGAGACGAAGATTTAGCAGTTGAATTGGCTGAACAGGTATTGTCTGAGGGAATTAATCCTGTAGACGCTGTTCAAAATGGATATATCAAAGGCATCGAAGAAATCGGCAATCAGTGGAAAGCAGGAGAAGCTTTTTTGCCTGATGTAATGATGGCTGCAGATGCAATGAAATCCGGACTGGCAGCCCTTGAAGAGGCTATCGCAGCAATTGGCTCCACAGATGCTGATGAAGTAGGTAAAATTGTATTAGGAACTGTAGAAGGAGATATCCATGATATAGGTAAAAACATCGTAGGGGCATTGTTAACAGCTGCAGGTTTGAAGGTTTATGATATCGGTATAGACAAAAAACCAGAAGAATTCTTAGCAAAAGCTGAGGAGGTTGGGGCAAAGATTATTGCAGCCAGTGCATTGTTGACGACGACAATGAGTGCTCAAAAAGAATTGCTTGAATATCTTAAGGAAAAGAATGCAAGAGATAAATATAAAGTAATTATCGGAGGAGGTCCTACTAGCCAAAAGTGGGCCGATGAAATTAATGCAGACGGATGGGCTGAGACAGCTGATGAAACGGTAATTCTCTGCAAGAACTTAATGGGATTAGGTTGTTAG
- the mtgB gene encoding glycine betaine--corrinoid protein methyltransferase translates to MLPKFDILTEEELQAVHDHTMQILEEIGVEFSYEPAIEVFKAHGQRVEGHRVYLKREFVETMVKKAPEEFMLHARNPKHNLICGGENVIFMPGYGAPFIHEVDGTKRNATMADYHNIVKLAGASKNMHMTGGNVVEPTDIDDRIRHLKMMESHIVNSDKCFMGSASGYEKAKDSIDLTALLFGGREVIKEKPALICLVNSVTPLKFDDRMLGALMAYAEAGQAVVIAALVMAGSTGPVSLAGALSVQNAEVLAGITLAQCINPGTPVVYGSTSAITDMATGSLAIGNPECALFTSASAQLARFYGVPCRGGGGLSDSKIADAQAGYESMMTLMAASTTGINFVLHTAGILQYYMAMSLEKFMVDDEIAGMILRYLQGIDFSETKFAFDVIKQVGPGGHFLTQKHTSKNHKVELRRTELSDRQSYDGWAKEGLDANQRAYRKWQQVVANYVVPELDSNISQSIQAFIENRSKELLK, encoded by the coding sequence GTGTTACCTAAGTTTGATATTTTAACGGAAGAAGAGTTACAGGCAGTTCACGATCATACCATGCAAATTCTCGAAGAAATAGGTGTAGAGTTTTCCTATGAGCCTGCGATAGAGGTTTTTAAAGCTCATGGGCAACGGGTAGAAGGTCATCGTGTATATCTTAAAAGAGAATTTGTTGAAACAATGGTAAAAAAAGCTCCTGAAGAATTTATGCTGCATGCTCGAAATCCAAAGCATAATCTTATTTGCGGAGGAGAAAACGTTATTTTTATGCCCGGTTATGGTGCGCCTTTTATTCATGAAGTAGATGGTACGAAGCGTAATGCTACGATGGCAGATTATCATAACATCGTTAAATTAGCGGGTGCAAGCAAAAATATGCATATGACCGGAGGCAATGTGGTAGAGCCTACGGATATAGATGATCGCATTCGTCATTTAAAGATGATGGAGAGTCACATTGTAAACTCGGATAAGTGCTTCATGGGTAGTGCTTCTGGCTATGAAAAAGCAAAGGATTCTATTGATCTTACAGCCCTATTGTTTGGCGGTAGAGAGGTGATCAAGGAGAAACCGGCATTAATATGCTTAGTGAACTCCGTAACGCCTCTAAAGTTTGATGACCGAATGCTTGGCGCATTAATGGCCTACGCGGAAGCTGGGCAGGCGGTGGTTATTGCTGCATTGGTCATGGCAGGCTCAACAGGCCCTGTATCTTTGGCAGGGGCATTATCTGTACAGAATGCAGAGGTGTTGGCTGGAATTACGCTGGCTCAATGTATTAATCCGGGTACACCTGTAGTTTACGGCTCTACTTCTGCTATTACAGATATGGCAACGGGATCACTGGCAATTGGAAATCCTGAATGTGCTTTATTTACATCAGCCAGTGCCCAGTTAGCTAGATTTTATGGTGTACCATGCCGTGGTGGTGGAGGATTAAGCGATTCGAAAATTGCCGATGCTCAGGCGGGTTACGAATCTATGATGACCCTTATGGCAGCCAGCACAACAGGAATTAACTTTGTACTTCATACAGCTGGAATCCTTCAATATTATATGGCGATGTCTCTAGAAAAGTTTATGGTGGATGATGAGATTGCTGGAATGATTTTAAGATATCTTCAAGGCATCGATTTCAGTGAAACAAAATTTGCCTTTGATGTAATCAAACAAGTAGGACCAGGAGGTCATTTCTTAACCCAGAAGCATACCAGCAAAAATCATAAGGTGGAGCTTCGCCGCACAGAATTAAGTGATAGACAATCCTATGATGGATGGGCTAAAGAAGGCTTAGACGCTAACCAGCGTGCATATAGAAAATGGCAACAGGTTGTGGCAAATTATGTAGTACCGGAGTTAGATTCAAATATCAGTCAATCTATTCAGGCGTTTATTGAAAACAGATCAAAGGAGCTTCTTAAATAG
- a CDS encoding glycine betaine uptake BCCT transporter: protein MTDVKKTKNPTVLYVSAAIALLFVAFGMFFPTQMNEVVNKVFAFLTEKFGWLYLLSVAIFIVVAFGIAISSFGSIKLGKENDVPEFTNFQWFSMLFGGGMGIGLVFWSVAEPIMHYLAPPVGEGGTVESMRKAMEIVFFHWGIHAWVIFAIGGLALAYFQFRKGLPFLISSAFYPLIGDKIYGPMGKTIDILSVFATIFGVATSLGLGSSQIATGLEYIWGIKATTGTISIIIAVMTVIFTLATISGLHKAMQAAANIKIWLSIGFMVFIFLFGGTVFILNNFTHTLGAYLQNFVGRSLWMGNIGFVNGWTVFYWAWWIAWAPFVGQFVARVSKGRTIREFVFAVALLPVGFSFIWLSIYGGAAFNLDQISGGAIQTAVNVDYTTALFVTLQQMPLYKITAPLAIVLIVASFIGAANSATYVLAMLTSDGDMNPSQKLRGFWGIAQGAMTIMLILVGGTEALRALQTASIAAAFPFMLIMLVMCYSIYKALKQDQKAEESVKIE, encoded by the coding sequence ATGACAGATGTAAAAAAAACGAAAAATCCTACAGTGCTATATGTTTCTGCTGCTATAGCCCTGCTATTTGTGGCCTTTGGCATGTTCTTCCCCACACAAATGAATGAAGTTGTGAATAAGGTGTTCGCATTCTTAACAGAAAAGTTTGGTTGGTTATATTTATTGTCGGTAGCTATTTTTATTGTGGTAGCTTTTGGAATTGCCATCAGTTCCTTTGGTAGTATTAAATTAGGAAAAGAAAACGATGTCCCAGAATTCACAAATTTTCAGTGGTTTTCGATGCTCTTTGGCGGGGGAATGGGAATTGGACTTGTGTTTTGGTCTGTGGCAGAACCTATTATGCATTACCTAGCTCCTCCCGTTGGTGAAGGGGGAACCGTTGAATCCATGCGGAAAGCTATGGAGATTGTGTTTTTCCACTGGGGGATTCATGCATGGGTTATCTTTGCCATAGGTGGTCTTGCTCTTGCATATTTCCAATTCCGAAAAGGATTACCTTTCTTGATTAGCTCTGCATTTTATCCGCTGATAGGAGATAAGATATATGGTCCTATGGGAAAAACCATCGACATTCTCTCAGTATTTGCTACGATATTTGGAGTTGCTACGAGTCTTGGTCTTGGATCAAGCCAGATTGCTACTGGACTGGAATATATATGGGGGATTAAGGCTACAACAGGTACAATCTCCATAATTATTGCGGTAATGACTGTGATTTTTACTTTGGCTACTATCTCCGGCCTGCATAAGGCAATGCAGGCTGCAGCAAATATTAAGATCTGGCTTTCCATTGGCTTCATGGTATTTATCTTCCTATTTGGAGGTACAGTCTTTATATTAAATAATTTTACCCATACCCTTGGGGCTTACTTGCAGAATTTTGTGGGTCGGAGTCTATGGATGGGAAATATCGGTTTTGTAAATGGTTGGACGGTATTTTATTGGGCGTGGTGGATTGCTTGGGCACCTTTTGTGGGGCAATTTGTAGCAAGAGTATCTAAGGGACGGACCATCCGTGAGTTTGTTTTTGCTGTAGCATTGCTGCCCGTAGGTTTCTCCTTTATTTGGTTGTCTATCTATGGTGGTGCGGCCTTTAACTTGGATCAAATTTCTGGTGGTGCGATTCAAACCGCTGTAAATGTAGATTATACAACAGCATTGTTTGTAACGCTACAGCAAATGCCTCTGTATAAAATTACAGCTCCGCTAGCGATCGTACTGATTGTTGCTTCTTTTATCGGTGCAGCAAATTCTGCAACTTATGTCTTGGCTATGTTAACATCTGATGGAGATATGAATCCTAGCCAAAAGCTAAGGGGTTTTTGGGGGATTGCTCAAGGGGCAATGACAATTATGCTGATCTTAGTAGGTGGTACTGAAGCCTTAAGGGCATTGCAAACAGCATCTATTGCAGCAGCATTTCCATTCATGCTTATCATGTTAGTTATGTGCTATAGTATATATAAAGCCCTTAAACAGGATCAAAAAGCTGAAGAATCCGTCAAGATTGAATAA
- the mtgA gene encoding [methyl-Co(III) glycine betaine-specific corrinoid protein]--tetrahydrofolate methyltransferase MtgA: MFRFTEEQLVYDIHGVKIGGQPGEYPTVLMGSMFYRGHKIVKDAEKGIFDEDAAKALLDMEAELSAETGNPRIVDVIGDTVEALTKHAEFVLKHTDTPILFDSVSAEVRTESLKYFANDPTAMDRIIYNSLEENYTEEELAAIKDCGVKTAVVLAFSKKHLKPSKRVDLLTGDDKHEGLIDAAKRAGIQQLLVDPGVLDVASSSWTTKAIYDVKEKFGYPGGCASSNALYLWKKMRSKGSPYFETAGGSVFTYPITQGANFVLYGPMANAPWVYRAVATTDAMNAYMNKITGTKLGTTEHPLLKIF; this comes from the coding sequence ATGTTTAGATTTACAGAAGAGCAACTGGTATATGACATTCATGGTGTTAAGATAGGGGGACAGCCTGGAGAGTATCCGACGGTCTTAATGGGGAGCATGTTTTACCGGGGACATAAAATTGTAAAGGATGCTGAAAAAGGAATTTTTGACGAGGATGCAGCAAAGGCTTTGTTGGATATGGAAGCTGAACTCTCTGCAGAAACAGGGAATCCAAGAATTGTAGATGTTATTGGTGATACGGTTGAAGCACTGACAAAGCATGCGGAATTTGTCTTGAAACACACGGATACACCTATTTTGTTTGATAGCGTGAGTGCTGAGGTTCGTACGGAGTCTTTAAAGTATTTTGCCAATGACCCTACTGCAATGGATCGAATTATTTATAATTCACTTGAAGAAAATTATACAGAAGAAGAGCTTGCAGCGATAAAGGATTGTGGGGTTAAGACTGCAGTGGTTTTGGCCTTTAGCAAGAAGCATTTGAAGCCATCAAAAAGGGTAGATTTGCTTACAGGAGATGATAAACATGAAGGTCTTATCGATGCAGCAAAGAGAGCTGGTATCCAACAGCTTTTAGTAGATCCCGGTGTTCTGGATGTAGCTAGCAGCAGCTGGACAACAAAGGCGATTTATGATGTGAAGGAGAAATTTGGTTATCCGGGAGGCTGTGCATCCTCCAATGCACTTTACTTATGGAAAAAAATGCGTTCTAAAGGTAGTCCATATTTTGAAACAGCTGGGGGATCAGTTTTTACCTATCCAATTACACAGGGTGCAAACTTTGTTTTGTATGGACCAATGGCCAATGCGCCTTGGGTATATAGAGCTGTTGCAACTACTGATGCAATGAATGCATATATGAATAAAATAACAGGTACCAAATTAGGTACGACAGAACATCCTTTATTAAAGATATTTTAA
- the mtgC gene encoding glycine betaine-specific corrinoid protein MtgC translates to MKKIIMEIQEGLIEGDAQFVKEKTEMALACGIKAKDIIEQGLLPIMKSIGQKFRAGEIFIPDVLMSSRAMHASLYVLRPILTNCRKASKGCIVIGTVAGDLHDIGKNMVSMMLEGAGYTVIDLGIDIPVSDFITAVEQHNPDVLAISALLTTTLSEIREVVEFLKERGLRSQVKVIIGGGPVTPEFAMDIEADAYAANSFCAIEAVEDLMKGRVGFFSVTEHFHD, encoded by the coding sequence ATGAAAAAAATAATTATGGAAATACAAGAAGGGCTGATTGAGGGGGATGCCCAGTTTGTAAAAGAGAAAACGGAGATGGCCTTAGCCTGTGGAATTAAGGCAAAAGATATTATTGAACAGGGACTGTTGCCCATTATGAAATCCATAGGTCAAAAATTTCGTGCAGGAGAAATCTTTATTCCTGATGTATTAATGTCTTCACGGGCTATGCATGCCAGCCTATATGTTCTGCGACCAATCCTTACGAATTGCAGGAAAGCTTCTAAAGGATGTATTGTTATAGGTACCGTCGCTGGGGACCTACATGATATCGGAAAAAACATGGTGAGTATGATGCTGGAAGGGGCAGGATATACCGTCATCGATTTAGGCATAGATATACCGGTTTCAGATTTTATTACAGCCGTAGAGCAGCATAACCCCGATGTATTAGCAATTTCTGCTTTACTGACCACCACCTTAAGCGAAATTAGAGAAGTTGTTGAATTTTTGAAAGAAAGAGGGCTAAGAAGTCAAGTAAAGGTAATAATCGGGGGAGGTCCTGTCACACCAGAATTTGCAATGGATATTGAAGCGGATGCCTATGCAGCAAACTCTTTTTGTGCCATTGAAGCGGTTGAAGATTTAATGAAAGGGAGGGTTGGTTTTTTTTCTGTTACAGAGCATTTTCACGATTAG
- a CDS encoding PocR ligand-binding domain-containing protein, which produces MNYSEEKQSNNATSRKHLLQLVDKNVLKNILDAFTKATGLTANIVDIEGRSIFTKEDAQKNCKFCQLIWQLQREKGMQRCIGAYARAGKQAAIFGEPYIFRCPSGLIEWAAPIIIDGEHFGSIICGQVLMWEPEEFFWIELREMNKILTENFELLFDAAKELKVVSGKKVQGAADLLFVTANYFMKAGWESLRHQQELALQQSLLHEEIQNRKALEAKLSIQNLNLNYSLEKERELISKVRLGDLDKAKKIFQELLAEIFIIGAAKLSVIKTRVLELGIILSRASVDGGADSNEALEINSGFLQDIHSLNTIEEIDLAAVRALERNLEAVRRNNKGKNQSVIQGIKGFIRNNHHKNLTLEEISASVYLSPYYVSRIFKESQRITVMDYVTKVKLEEAKKLLRNPRYQIDQIAQKLGYSDASYFSKVFRRNEGMSPTQFRQKA; this is translated from the coding sequence ATGAATTACAGTGAAGAAAAACAATCTAACAATGCTACCAGCAGAAAACATCTGCTTCAGCTAGTTGATAAAAATGTATTGAAAAATATTTTAGATGCTTTTACGAAAGCTACCGGTCTAACAGCAAATATTGTTGACATCGAAGGAAGATCCATTTTTACAAAGGAAGATGCACAAAAAAACTGTAAGTTTTGTCAATTAATTTGGCAGCTACAAAGGGAAAAGGGTATGCAAAGATGTATAGGTGCTTATGCTAGGGCAGGAAAGCAGGCCGCCATTTTTGGGGAACCTTATATCTTCCGATGTCCGTCGGGATTGATCGAATGGGCGGCACCAATTATTATTGATGGGGAGCACTTTGGGTCGATTATATGCGGGCAGGTCTTAATGTGGGAGCCGGAAGAGTTTTTTTGGATAGAACTTAGAGAAATGAATAAAATACTGACGGAGAATTTTGAGTTATTATTTGATGCTGCCAAAGAATTAAAGGTTGTGTCTGGGAAAAAAGTGCAGGGAGCGGCAGACTTACTTTTTGTAACAGCCAATTATTTTATGAAAGCAGGTTGGGAAAGTCTTCGCCATCAGCAGGAATTAGCTTTGCAGCAATCTTTATTGCATGAAGAAATTCAAAATCGAAAGGCCCTAGAGGCAAAGCTGAGTATACAAAACCTGAACTTAAATTACTCTCTTGAAAAAGAACGAGAACTCATCAGTAAGGTCAGACTAGGAGATTTGGATAAAGCAAAAAAAATCTTTCAGGAGTTATTGGCAGAAATTTTTATAATAGGTGCAGCAAAACTTTCGGTGATTAAGACCCGAGTTCTTGAACTAGGGATTATATTATCTCGGGCCTCGGTGGATGGGGGGGCTGATTCCAATGAAGCATTAGAGATTAATAGCGGATTTCTACAAGATATTCATAGCTTGAATACGATTGAAGAAATCGACTTAGCTGCGGTGAGAGCGCTGGAACGAAATCTGGAGGCTGTCCGACGCAATAATAAAGGTAAAAACCAATCGGTTATTCAAGGGATTAAGGGATTCATCAGAAATAATCACCATAAAAACTTAACCTTAGAAGAAATCTCTGCCTCTGTCTATCTAAGCCCCTATTATGTGAGCCGAATTTTTAAGGAGAGTCAAAGGATCACCGTGATGGACTATGTGACAAAAGTTAAATTGGAAGAGGCAAAAAAATTATTGCGAAACCCGCGGTATCAGATTGACCAAATTGCACAAAAGCTGGGCTATAGTGATGCCAGCTATTTTTCAAAGGTATTTCGTCGCAATGAAGGGATGTCACCTACACAATTCAGGCAGAAAGCATAA
- a CDS encoding response regulator — protein MKILITEDDLASRRFLTKFLSQYGEVDQVVDGLEALDAYLLAIKDDDPYDLICLDIMMPKVDGVKVLKAIRDYEQQKKIPPEKRTKIIMTTALAETEYVQNAFDIGCEAYASKPIDTEKMVEVMKKLKLIS, from the coding sequence ATGAAAATTTTAATTACAGAAGATGACTTGGCCAGTAGAAGATTTTTAACAAAATTTTTATCTCAATATGGAGAGGTTGATCAGGTAGTAGATGGTCTTGAAGCCTTAGATGCTTATCTCTTGGCCATCAAGGATGATGATCCTTATGATTTAATATGTTTAGACATTATGATGCCAAAGGTAGATGGTGTCAAAGTTCTAAAGGCTATTAGAGACTATGAACAACAGAAAAAAATTCCACCTGAAAAACGCACAAAAATTATTATGACCACTGCATTGGCAGAAACGGAATATGTTCAAAATGCCTTTGATATAGGATGTGAAGCCTATGCCTCTAAACCCATAGATACTGAAAAGATGGTGGAGGTAATGAAAAAACTGAAGTTAATTTCATAG
- a CDS encoding hybrid sensor histidine kinase/response regulator: MDQNLTTGEMNEFLLTTLACIGDGVIATDLKGTILYMNTSAVELTGWKLEEALGKPINQVLPIINMHTNEVMDLVDRVLKAGTAIGLKNHSTLISKEGKKSYVSASCSPIKLEDQSIDGIVVVFRDITIRKYTENQLKKTKEEAEAANKSKSEFLANMSHEIRTPIHGMLGMIDLTLLTDLNQEQRENLIVAKSCASSLLSIINDILDFSKMEAGKLNFQNINFNVKQLLEGMMKAHTHMAKNKGLEMNYSFSTDLPAAITGDPNRLQQILNNLIHNAIKFTQKGGVTVSVKKLQASENDIELKFAIADTGRGIAQKDKPRLFKAFSQIDGSVTRKHGGTGLGLVISKQLVEMMGGSIWVESKESHGSTFYFTAKFKQAENIIEEEYKQEPIINPSSDCKKILLAEDDAVNQIVIKKILEKRGHAVDIANNGKEVLMMYENNNYDLILMDIQMPEIDGIEATKHIREREAATHRHTPVIAVTAYALKGDKERFMLLGMDEYISKPVEVQELFDKIDRITTDKINQAEFQSFLDVRINDNNEIVLIGAQEEKTCKDRRIIIKKIETYIQRLKTALDSNKLEIIEKQAHEIKKLSDSIDAQEIKRTAFRIELAIRRGNLQEVIMYVLQIEHEFDTYKKSIIIA, from the coding sequence ATGGATCAAAACTTAACCACGGGAGAAATGAATGAATTTTTGCTTACAACCCTTGCTTGTATTGGTGACGGTGTAATAGCAACAGATTTAAAGGGTACAATCCTTTATATGAATACATCAGCTGTAGAGCTTACTGGGTGGAAGTTGGAAGAGGCATTGGGGAAACCTATTAACCAAGTGCTTCCTATCATCAATATGCATACCAATGAAGTGATGGATTTAGTCGACAGGGTGCTTAAAGCAGGAACTGCTATAGGTCTAAAGAATCACTCTACACTGATTTCAAAGGAAGGTAAAAAAAGCTATGTATCTGCCAGTTGTTCTCCTATAAAGCTGGAAGATCAAAGCATTGATGGGATCGTTGTAGTATTTCGGGACATTACTATAAGGAAATATACAGAAAATCAGCTAAAAAAGACCAAAGAAGAAGCCGAGGCTGCCAATAAGTCAAAAAGTGAATTTCTTGCGAATATGAGTCACGAAATTCGTACTCCTATTCATGGTATGTTGGGAATGATTGACTTAACCCTTCTTACAGACTTAAATCAAGAACAGCGAGAAAACTTAATTGTAGCAAAGTCTTGTGCCAGTTCCCTTTTAAGCATTATCAATGATATTTTAGATTTTTCTAAGATGGAGGCGGGCAAGCTGAACTTTCAAAACATTAACTTCAACGTCAAACAACTGCTGGAAGGAATGATGAAGGCACATACGCATATGGCAAAAAATAAGGGTTTAGAGATGAATTATAGTTTTTCTACTGATCTACCAGCTGCCATAACGGGGGATCCTAATAGATTACAACAGATACTGAATAATCTAATTCACAATGCCATCAAGTTTACCCAAAAAGGCGGAGTTACAGTGTCTGTAAAAAAATTACAAGCTTCAGAAAATGATATAGAACTAAAATTTGCTATAGCTGATACGGGAAGAGGCATAGCCCAAAAAGATAAGCCGAGACTTTTTAAAGCCTTTAGTCAGATTGATGGGTCTGTTACAAGAAAACATGGAGGTACAGGTTTAGGGCTTGTTATATCCAAGCAACTTGTTGAAATGATGGGGGGCAGCATATGGGTAGAGAGCAAAGAGAGTCATGGCAGTACCTTTTATTTTACAGCTAAGTTTAAACAAGCTGAAAATATAATAGAAGAAGAATACAAGCAAGAGCCTATCATCAATCCCTCTTCAGATTGCAAGAAGATTTTACTGGCTGAGGATGATGCTGTAAACCAAATTGTTATTAAAAAGATATTGGAAAAAAGGGGGCATGCCGTTGATATTGCAAACAACGGAAAAGAAGTCTTGATGATGTATGAAAATAACAACTATGACCTAATTCTTATGGATATACAAATGCCAGAAATAGATGGTATAGAAGCTACAAAGCATATAAGAGAAAGAGAAGCTGCTACCCACAGGCATACACCAGTTATTGCAGTGACTGCCTATGCCCTCAAGGGAGATAAAGAACGGTTTATGTTATTAGGGATGGATGAATATATTTCAAAACCCGTAGAAGTACAGGAATTATTCGATAAAATTGATAGGATTACAACAGATAAGATAAATCAAGCTGAGTTTCAAAGTTTTCTTGATGTTAGAATCAATGATAACAACGAAATTGTATTGATAGGTGCTCAGGAAGAAAAAACTTGTAAAGATAGAAGGATTATCATTAAAAAAATTGAAACATATATTCAAAGGCTTAAGACAGCCTTAGACAGTAATAAGCTAGAAATTATTGAAAAGCAGGCCCATGAAATAAAAAAACTATCTGATTCAATAGATGCTCAAGAAATCAAGCGTACTGCCTTTAGGATAGAACTGGCCATTAGAAGAGGAAATTTACAGGAAGTTATTATGTACGTATTGCAGATAGAGCATGAATTTGATACTTATAAAAAATCCATAATAATCGCTTAA